Proteins encoded together in one Nocardioides marinisabuli window:
- a CDS encoding ankyrin repeat domain-containing protein: MNEDASHDDLAVLAHQLLDLARLGHAQRLLAYVDAGVPVDLTDAQGNTLLMLAAYHGHAAVVRGLAERGADVDALNDRGQSPLAGAVFKDEQAVVEALVALGADPDAGAPTARETAQMFGRTL; encoded by the coding sequence GTGAACGAGGACGCGAGCCACGACGACCTGGCCGTACTGGCCCACCAGCTCCTGGACCTGGCCCGGCTGGGGCACGCGCAACGTCTGCTGGCCTACGTCGACGCAGGCGTGCCGGTCGACCTCACCGACGCGCAGGGCAACACCCTGCTGATGCTCGCGGCGTACCACGGCCACGCGGCGGTCGTGCGGGGCCTGGCCGAGCGCGGTGCTGACGTCGACGCCCTCAACGACCGCGGCCAGTCGCCGCTGGCCGGGGCCGTCTTCAAGGACGAGCAGGCGGTAGTGGAGGCCCTGGTCGCCCTCGGCGCCGACCCGGACGCGGGCGCGCCGACCGCGCGGGAGACCGCGCAGATGTTCGGCCGCACCCTCTGA
- the galK gene encoding galactokinase, with amino-acid sequence MTWLSPGDPDDLRARLRREFESAFGSAPDVLGRAPGRVNLMGEHTDYNAGLVLPVALPHATWAAVRRRDDDVVRIRSRQQEHGWEGTVAGCAPGGPQGWAAYAAGVLWALGTGAAEGVEPLSVPGVDLLLDSTVPVGAGLSSSAALECAVAAAVVAALGLDLDTHRPGVVAAAIRAETEVVGAPTGGMDQTVAMLAEAGAALLVDFADGSSRPVDLGLAASGLRLLVTDTRVSHALVDGGYGERRADCEEAARRLGVASLREATPARAEELDDDRLRRRARHITTEIERVRRTVEAFADDDHAALGRLLLASHVSMRDDFEISCPELDAAVETAVEAGAVGARMTGGGFGGSAVALVPAERVEAVARAIDLRFVRDGFAAPAHLLAEPGPGASVRRVGD; translated from the coding sequence ATGACCTGGCTCTCCCCCGGTGACCCCGACGATCTCCGCGCACGGCTCCGCCGCGAATTCGAGTCGGCGTTCGGGTCGGCCCCCGACGTGCTCGGCCGTGCCCCCGGGCGGGTCAACCTGATGGGCGAGCACACCGACTACAACGCGGGGCTCGTGCTGCCCGTCGCGCTGCCCCACGCCACCTGGGCCGCGGTGCGTCGCCGCGACGACGACGTCGTGCGGATCCGCAGCCGGCAGCAGGAGCACGGCTGGGAGGGCACCGTGGCCGGGTGCGCACCCGGCGGGCCGCAGGGCTGGGCGGCGTACGCCGCCGGCGTGCTGTGGGCCCTCGGCACCGGCGCCGCGGAGGGTGTGGAGCCGCTCTCCGTACCGGGCGTCGACCTGCTGCTCGACTCCACCGTGCCGGTCGGCGCCGGACTCTCCAGCTCGGCGGCCCTCGAGTGCGCCGTCGCCGCGGCTGTCGTGGCGGCCCTTGGCCTCGACCTCGACACCCACCGTCCCGGCGTCGTCGCGGCGGCGATCCGGGCCGAGACCGAGGTGGTCGGCGCGCCCACTGGGGGCATGGACCAGACCGTGGCGATGCTCGCCGAGGCGGGTGCGGCGCTGCTGGTCGACTTCGCCGACGGCTCCTCGCGTCCGGTCGACCTGGGGCTGGCGGCCAGCGGGCTGCGGCTGCTGGTCACCGACACCCGGGTCTCCCACGCGCTGGTCGACGGCGGCTACGGCGAGCGCCGGGCCGACTGCGAGGAGGCCGCCCGCCGCCTGGGGGTCGCGTCGCTGCGCGAGGCGACCCCTGCCCGGGCCGAGGAGCTGGACGACGACCGGCTGCGGCGACGCGCGCGCCACATCACCACCGAGATCGAGCGCGTGCGCCGCACCGTCGAAGCGTTCGCCGACGACGACCACGCGGCGCTCGGGCGGCTCCTCCTGGCCTCGCACGTCTCGATGCGTGACGACTTCGAGATCTCCTGCCCCGAGCTCGACGCCGCCGTGGAGACCGCGGTGGAGGCCGGGGCCGTGGGTGCCCGGATGACCGGTGGCGGGTTCGGTGGCTCCGCCGTGGCCCTGGTGCCGGCCGAGCGGGTCGAGGCGGTGGCCCGCGCCATCGACCTCCGGTTCGTGCGCGACGGCTTCGCCGCGCCGGCCCACCTGCTGGCCGAGCCCGGGCCGGGCGCGTCGGTCCGGCGCGTGGGCGACTAG
- a CDS encoding DUF2252 domain-containing protein, translated as MDDQDRTDTIIEVLGAAFADLMEADPAAFRGKYRKMAADPHSFYRGTACLFYADVTGATGGSAGSQVWSEDFADERSGRIWIHGDLHVENFGTYLNSDGRFVFDVNDFDEAYLGRFTWDLQRFAASLALVGWQKALPEQDVRDLVERYLRAYLDQVDHYVEAADDFALYLHNTSGPVHDVLLEAREQRRTDLLAANTTRGDGEHRTFRDDPSVRRLGDAEHEKVVQAYRDYLETIPDERRSPRDVFYDLHDVVGKSGFGIGSAGLPAYNLLIEGHSQALDNDVVLSMKQANVPAVSRFVDTTEVDDYFEHEGHRTAVSQRALQVHTDPLLGYAAIDGVGYVVAEVSPYEVDLDWSGITEPEQMAEVVELLGRATAKVHCASDEDSDQDLVDFQVEEAVVASVGERRDELVAWVTDFATTYAERVRADHALFVEAFREGRIGISST; from the coding sequence ATGGACGACCAGGACCGCACCGACACGATCATCGAGGTGCTCGGCGCCGCCTTCGCCGACCTGATGGAGGCCGACCCCGCCGCCTTCCGCGGCAAGTACCGCAAGATGGCGGCCGACCCGCACTCGTTCTACCGCGGCACGGCCTGCCTGTTCTACGCCGACGTCACCGGGGCCACCGGCGGGTCGGCGGGCTCGCAGGTCTGGAGCGAGGACTTCGCCGACGAGCGCAGCGGACGGATCTGGATCCACGGCGACCTGCACGTCGAGAACTTCGGCACCTACCTCAACTCCGACGGCCGCTTCGTCTTCGACGTCAACGACTTCGACGAGGCCTACCTGGGCCGCTTCACCTGGGACCTGCAGCGCTTCGCCGCGTCGCTGGCGCTCGTGGGCTGGCAGAAGGCGCTGCCCGAGCAGGACGTGCGCGACCTGGTCGAGCGCTACCTGCGGGCCTACCTCGACCAGGTGGACCACTACGTCGAGGCCGCCGACGACTTCGCGCTCTACCTGCACAACACCTCGGGTCCTGTCCACGACGTGCTGCTGGAGGCCCGCGAGCAGCGCCGCACGGACCTGCTGGCGGCCAACACCACGCGCGGGGACGGCGAGCACCGGACCTTCCGCGACGACCCCAGCGTGCGCCGGCTCGGCGACGCCGAGCACGAGAAGGTGGTGCAGGCCTACCGCGACTACCTCGAGACGATCCCCGACGAGCGCCGCTCGCCGCGCGACGTCTTCTACGACCTCCACGACGTCGTCGGCAAGTCCGGCTTCGGCATCGGCAGCGCCGGGCTGCCGGCCTACAACCTGCTGATCGAGGGCCACAGCCAGGCCCTCGACAACGACGTCGTGCTGTCCATGAAGCAGGCCAACGTGCCGGCCGTGAGCCGCTTCGTCGACACGACCGAGGTCGACGACTACTTCGAGCACGAGGGGCACCGCACCGCGGTCAGCCAGCGCGCCCTGCAGGTGCACACCGACCCGCTGCTGGGCTACGCCGCCATCGACGGTGTCGGCTACGTCGTCGCCGAGGTCTCGCCGTACGAGGTCGACCTCGACTGGTCGGGCATCACCGAGCCCGAGCAGATGGCCGAGGTGGTCGAGCTGCTGGGCCGCGCCACCGCCAAGGTGCACTGCGCCTCCGACGAGGACAGCGACCAGGACCTGGTCGACTTCCAGGTCGAGGAGGCCGTGGTCGCCAGCGTGGGGGAGCGGCGCGACGAGCTCGTCGCCTGGGTCACCGACTTCGCCACCACGTACGCCGAGCGGGTGCGCGCCGACCACGCGCTGTTCGTCGAGGCGTTCCGCGAGGGCCGGATCGGGATCTCCTCGACCTAG
- a CDS encoding YiaA/YiaB family inner membrane protein, with amino-acid sequence MSQPTQNKTTSAFYAQAGISFGLALLAMVVAVLYLPVDPWMRAFLALGTLYLTTSAFTLAKCVRDAQETSSVVSRLDQARVDKILADHDPFRSVS; translated from the coding sequence ATGAGCCAACCCACCCAGAACAAGACCACCAGCGCCTTCTACGCCCAGGCCGGCATCTCCTTCGGCCTGGCCCTGCTCGCCATGGTCGTCGCGGTGCTGTACCTGCCCGTCGACCCCTGGATGCGCGCCTTCCTGGCCCTCGGCACCCTCTACCTGACCACCTCGGCCTTCACCCTGGCCAAGTGCGTGCGCGACGCCCAGGAGACCTCCTCGGTCGTCAGCCGGCTCGACCAGGCGCGCGTCGACAAGATCCTGGCCGACCACGACCCCTTCCGCTCCGTCTCCTGA